In Endozoicomonas sp. GU-1, one DNA window encodes the following:
- a CDS encoding HPr family phosphocarrier protein, whose protein sequence is MQTAQIKVTNENGLHTRPGAVFVKACQGFVSTVTVDNKGHKADAKSLMKLMSAGITKNDMITLTIEGSDEAAAMEQLKVIIESLIGEGKTSNSRYLSMPPCHEAPG, encoded by the coding sequence ATGCAAACTGCGCAAATCAAAGTAACTAATGAAAACGGCCTGCACACTCGCCCTGGCGCTGTATTTGTCAAAGCGTGCCAAGGGTTTGTCAGTACGGTCACCGTTGATAACAAGGGACACAAGGCCGATGCCAAAAGCCTGATGAAGCTCATGTCTGCCGGTATCACCAAAAACGACATGATCACTTTGACCATTGAAGGGAGCGATGAAGCAGCGGCAATGGAACAACTGAAAGTCATTATCGAAAGCCTGATTGGCGAAGGAAAGACCAGCAATAGTCGCTATCTATCCATGCCGCCATGCCATGAAGCGCCTGGTTGA